The Sorangiineae bacterium MSr11367 genome window below encodes:
- a CDS encoding cyclase family protein — protein MLSRDYRLISLAHVNDPATSSVFPGDPPFQLTTVATIERDGFYLQYVQQGEHTGTHWGAPVHFHANEAAADELDPEDLFLPAIKLDFRAQSAAHADAAVTVADLDAWVARHGPMPQEAAVILWTGWESRWGSPGFAHADAEGGMHHPGFSVAAVEALLARGVLGRRGALGTDTFSPDVGTDATYSVSKLLYREHRISLEVLANLENLPAQGAYVLAGGPIHRRGSGSTATVFAFVPKANR, from the coding sequence ATGCTTTCGCGGGACTACCGGCTCATCAGCCTTGCCCACGTGAACGATCCGGCCACGTCGAGCGTGTTTCCGGGCGATCCGCCCTTTCAGCTGACCACCGTGGCCACCATCGAGCGCGATGGCTTCTACCTGCAATACGTGCAGCAGGGCGAGCACACGGGGACCCATTGGGGGGCGCCGGTGCACTTTCACGCGAACGAAGCCGCGGCCGACGAATTGGATCCGGAGGATCTCTTCCTCCCCGCGATCAAATTGGATTTTCGCGCACAATCCGCAGCCCATGCCGATGCAGCGGTGACCGTCGCGGATCTGGACGCGTGGGTCGCGCGCCACGGTCCGATGCCGCAGGAGGCCGCGGTCATTCTCTGGACCGGTTGGGAATCGCGATGGGGCAGCCCCGGCTTCGCCCATGCGGATGCCGAGGGGGGGATGCACCACCCGGGTTTCAGCGTGGCCGCCGTGGAAGCGTTGCTCGCGAGGGGTGTGCTCGGGCGCCGCGGTGCGTTGGGCACGGACACCTTCAGTCCGGACGTGGGGACCGATGCCACGTATTCCGTCTCGAAGTTGCTCTATCGCGAGCACAGAATCAGCCTCGAGGTTCTGGCCAACTTGGAAAACCTGCCTGCGCAGGGCGCCTACGTTCTCGCCGGTGGGCCCATCCATCGCCGGGGCTCGGGGTCGACGGCCACCGTCTTCGCGTTCGTGCCCAAAGCCAATCGCTGA
- a CDS encoding class I SAM-dependent methyltransferase, with amino-acid sequence MSAPATSEDFDRAYQKPFTLWGDVRIPDEVKALASGGRPARVLELGCGVGRFSRYLAGQGQRVTAVDFSPVAIGKAKQAALQEGLQVEYRVGDVTRLDALDGPFDMSFDVGCFHCLDAPAQRAYVSEVFRLLEPGGTHLIWALDASPSDMALSPRVMEATFSPGFELQGARASRRRLVRSHWYWLVREG; translated from the coding sequence ATGAGTGCACCGGCAACGAGCGAGGACTTCGACCGCGCCTACCAAAAGCCATTCACGTTGTGGGGCGACGTTCGCATTCCCGACGAAGTCAAAGCTTTGGCAAGTGGCGGACGTCCCGCGCGCGTTTTGGAGCTGGGATGCGGCGTGGGGCGATTTTCACGCTACCTTGCGGGGCAAGGGCAGCGGGTTACCGCGGTGGACTTTTCGCCGGTGGCCATCGGCAAGGCCAAGCAGGCGGCGCTCCAGGAAGGTCTGCAGGTCGAATATCGGGTGGGCGACGTGACCCGTTTGGACGCGCTCGACGGTCCATTCGACATGTCGTTCGACGTGGGGTGCTTTCACTGCCTCGATGCGCCGGCGCAACGCGCCTACGTGTCCGAGGTCTTCCGGCTTCTCGAGCCCGGCGGAACCCATCTGATCTGGGCATTGGACGCGTCGCCGAGCGACATGGCGCTCTCCCCCCGGGTCATGGAAGCTACGTTCTCTCCCGGCTTCGAGCTCCAAGGTGCGCGTGCGAGCCGCCGGCGGCTGGTGCGCTCGCACTGGTATTGGCTCGTGCGGGAAGGATGA
- a CDS encoding MarR family transcriptional regulator translates to MKVKKGPRWDPESAPTFWINHASRLLMRLFEQSLRPLGFGMAYLPVAIALEENGPLLQKDLADRAHVEQPTMAALLARMERDGLIAREPHPGDRRASLVSLTAVAKGRVPVARERLIDGAERALAGFSAGERATLIALLQRVVRNLHDLDGPA, encoded by the coding sequence ATGAAAGTCAAGAAGGGCCCCCGCTGGGATCCCGAATCGGCCCCCACCTTCTGGATCAACCACGCATCCCGATTGCTCATGCGGCTTTTCGAGCAGAGTCTTCGGCCGCTCGGTTTCGGCATGGCGTACCTGCCCGTGGCGATCGCCCTCGAAGAGAACGGGCCGCTCTTGCAGAAGGATCTGGCCGATCGGGCGCACGTGGAGCAGCCCACGATGGCCGCGCTCCTCGCGCGCATGGAGCGCGACGGGCTCATTGCGCGCGAGCCGCACCCGGGCGACCGGCGCGCCAGCCTGGTGTCGCTCACCGCCGTTGCGAAAGGGCGAGTTCCCGTGGCCCGAGAACGCCTGATCGATGGGGCGGAGCGCGCGCTCGCCGGCTTCAGTGCGGGCGAGCGCGCGACGCTCATCGCGCTCTTGCAGCGGGTGGTGCGCAATCTTCACGATCTGGACGGGCCCGCGTGA
- a CDS encoding protein kinase — protein MTIGPGCLEESAILDFVQGDLATPDFEAAEAHLARCTECRELVSTLARGLGSTNERNATNATNATNATGDVRDVAFARPRRDARAAPVAEGELIAGKYRVERVLGHGGMGVVVAATHVHLGHKVALKFLHAGAMEASSRVVRFLREGRAAARIQGEHVARVMDVGTLDSGMPYIVMEFLQGLDFAALLAERGRLAIEEAIHYVLQACEAVAEAHALGIVHRDLKPANLFLSARPDGSPLVKVLDFGISKDGGAGSPQLTSGEVMMGSPRYMSPEQIMAPRDVDARTDIWALGVILHELLTGSPPFDSDSAVGLSTLIVSHAAPKIRAARPDASHSLEAIILRCLEKEPARRFSNVAELSEALSPFVRTGPAAASARVSVDRIVRLVQGGIVHADAAPHRVSIISTTASTRDAFSGTQPVAPPKRHAPRSAALVTGAAVLLGVGAWAFMTSRPKAEALPPPAVPVVQETRTAPAETPHTADVVPAANTANAVDAGPAHRPPEPPSHRAPAKTPKRPAPSAEAAAQPPTNDTNHSGLLDRK, from the coding sequence GTGACGATTGGCCCAGGTTGTTTGGAGGAAAGTGCGATCCTGGATTTCGTCCAGGGCGATCTGGCGACGCCCGATTTCGAGGCGGCGGAGGCGCACCTCGCCCGTTGCACCGAATGCCGCGAGCTGGTCTCCACGCTGGCCCGAGGATTGGGCTCCACCAACGAGCGCAACGCGACCAACGCGACCAACGCGACCAACGCGACAGGCGACGTGCGCGATGTGGCGTTTGCGCGACCTCGTCGGGATGCGCGGGCAGCGCCCGTGGCCGAGGGGGAGCTCATCGCGGGAAAATACCGGGTCGAGCGTGTGCTTGGCCACGGAGGCATGGGCGTCGTGGTGGCCGCCACGCACGTGCACCTTGGCCACAAGGTGGCGCTCAAGTTTCTCCACGCCGGGGCGATGGAGGCGTCCTCCCGCGTCGTGCGCTTCCTTCGCGAAGGGCGCGCGGCCGCGCGCATTCAGGGAGAACACGTCGCGCGCGTCATGGACGTGGGAACGCTCGACAGCGGCATGCCGTACATCGTCATGGAGTTCCTCCAGGGACTCGACTTCGCGGCCCTGCTCGCCGAGCGCGGAAGGCTGGCCATCGAGGAAGCGATCCATTATGTCCTGCAAGCCTGCGAGGCCGTGGCGGAGGCGCATGCACTGGGCATCGTTCATCGCGATCTCAAGCCGGCCAATCTGTTCCTGAGTGCGCGCCCCGACGGCTCGCCACTGGTGAAAGTGCTCGACTTCGGCATCTCGAAGGACGGAGGCGCGGGCTCGCCGCAGCTCACCTCGGGCGAAGTGATGATGGGCTCCCCGCGGTACATGTCGCCCGAGCAGATCATGGCCCCGCGCGACGTCGACGCGCGCACGGACATTTGGGCACTCGGGGTGATCCTCCACGAGCTCCTCACGGGGAGTCCTCCATTCGACAGCGATTCGGCCGTCGGGCTTTCGACCCTCATCGTGTCGCACGCGGCCCCCAAGATTCGCGCCGCCAGGCCGGATGCTTCGCATTCGCTGGAGGCCATCATCTTGCGGTGCCTCGAAAAAGAGCCCGCGAGGCGTTTTTCCAATGTCGCGGAGCTCTCCGAGGCGTTGTCCCCTTTCGTGCGCACGGGCCCAGCGGCAGCATCGGCCCGTGTCTCCGTGGATCGCATCGTTCGCCTGGTGCAGGGCGGCATCGTCCACGCCGACGCCGCGCCACACCGGGTGTCCATCATTTCGACGACGGCGTCGACCCGCGATGCCTTCAGCGGCACGCAGCCGGTCGCGCCGCCCAAACGCCACGCCCCGCGGAGTGCGGCGCTCGTGACGGGGGCCGCCGTTCTTCTCGGGGTCGGAGCGTGGGCGTTCATGACGAGCCGGCCCAAGGCCGAGGCGCTTCCGCCCCCTGCGGTCCCCGTCGTGCAAGAGACACGGACCGCGCCGGCCGAAACGCCGCACACGGCCGACGTCGTGCCAGCCGCGAATACGGCGAACGCGGTGGATGCAGGGCCGGCGCACCGTCCACCCGAGCCGCCATCGCATCGCGCGCCGGCCAAAACGCCAAAGCGCCCTGCCCCCTCCGCGGAAGCCGCCGCACAACCCCCGACGAACGATACCAATCATAGCGGCTTGCTCGATCGCAAATGA
- a CDS encoding metallophosphoesterase, with the protein MKKSYLLGACLATACLSVAQDRAERDRTVGHAAAQGAEIHVDEGLAAVRAFSPGTAELWTEAPALRFELVTPGDTARSWTLRLRNVLPDADVRASLPDGAALSLATSRPIPTELRVTGDLPAGARIAFSLAPPDASSLEPWRFAALADVQNALDRVEDIYRVMNEDAAIRFVVFNGDLTERGSDEDLLLFQQKLGVLRVPMYATLGNHELGTRDDAFQSFYGRCNFSFAFRGVRFTLLDSASATIDPLVYSWLDGWLRQGRNDLHVVTMHIPPLDPVGERNGSFGSRAEANKLIARLAEGRVDLTIYGHVHSYYAFSNGGIPAFISGGGGAIPERLDGIGRHFLAVDVDPRTQHVTTSFRPVD; encoded by the coding sequence ATGAAAAAGAGCTATCTCCTGGGAGCATGCCTCGCGACGGCGTGCTTGAGTGTGGCGCAAGACCGCGCCGAGCGCGATCGCACCGTCGGCCACGCCGCCGCGCAGGGGGCCGAGATCCACGTCGACGAGGGACTCGCCGCCGTGCGCGCATTTTCGCCCGGCACCGCGGAGCTCTGGACGGAAGCGCCGGCGCTTCGCTTCGAGCTGGTGACCCCTGGTGATACCGCGCGAAGTTGGACGCTGCGCCTCCGAAATGTGCTGCCCGATGCCGACGTGCGCGCGTCCCTTCCCGACGGCGCCGCCCTTTCGCTGGCCACGTCCCGCCCCATCCCGACCGAGCTCCGTGTCACCGGCGATCTTCCGGCGGGCGCGCGCATCGCCTTCTCCTTGGCACCGCCCGATGCATCGTCGCTCGAGCCCTGGCGCTTCGCCGCGCTGGCCGATGTGCAGAATGCACTCGATCGGGTCGAGGACATTTACCGCGTCATGAACGAAGATGCGGCGATCCGTTTCGTCGTGTTCAACGGCGATCTCACCGAGCGAGGCAGCGACGAGGACCTGCTGCTCTTTCAGCAAAAGCTCGGCGTGCTCCGCGTACCGATGTATGCGACCCTCGGCAACCACGAGCTGGGAACGCGCGACGACGCGTTTCAATCGTTCTACGGCCGTTGCAATTTCAGCTTTGCCTTTCGCGGCGTGCGCTTCACCCTGCTGGACTCCGCCAGCGCCACCATCGATCCTTTGGTGTACTCGTGGCTCGATGGCTGGCTTCGACAAGGTCGCAACGACCTCCATGTGGTGACGATGCACATCCCGCCGCTCGACCCCGTCGGTGAGCGCAATGGCTCGTTCGGCAGCCGGGCGGAGGCCAACAAGCTCATCGCGCGCTTGGCCGAGGGGCGCGTCGATCTGACGATCTACGGCCACGTGCACTCGTACTACGCCTTCTCCAACGGAGGCATCCCCGCCTTCATCTCGGGCGGCGGCGGGGCCATTCCCGAACGCCTCGACGGCATCGGCCGACATTTTCTCGCCGTGGACGTCGACCCACGGACGCAACACGTCACGACGTCGTTTCGCCCCGTCGATTGA
- a CDS encoding LysE family translocator, translating to MGDLFRHVAAVLPGFALACLALALLPGPATALVLQRSLRDGRGAGLASVAGNELGLFGWALASGAGLTALLQAHRVLFESMRWVGAGMLVWLGISAWRAAGRAGADPTPMPGLRHASKGAAFRASLLSVAANPKAAVFSFSFFPQFLPPRGSVFLCTVLLATIWILIDGAWCACVAMAATRARSWLARGPVRRWMERAMGAILVALGLELATDSR from the coding sequence ATGGGTGACCTCTTTCGTCACGTCGCAGCGGTATTGCCCGGCTTTGCGCTGGCCTGCCTTGCCCTCGCCCTGCTTCCGGGCCCGGCCACGGCGTTGGTTCTTCAGCGCAGTCTGCGCGATGGTCGCGGCGCGGGTCTCGCGTCTGTGGCAGGTAACGAACTGGGCCTTTTCGGGTGGGCGCTGGCCAGCGGCGCGGGGCTCACGGCCCTTCTGCAGGCGCATCGTGTGCTGTTCGAGTCCATGCGCTGGGTCGGTGCCGGAATGCTGGTATGGCTCGGGATCTCCGCGTGGCGCGCCGCCGGACGCGCGGGGGCCGATCCCACGCCGATGCCCGGCCTGCGCCATGCGTCGAAGGGCGCGGCATTCCGTGCATCGTTGCTATCCGTCGCCGCGAATCCGAAGGCCGCGGTGTTCTCCTTTTCGTTCTTTCCGCAGTTTCTTCCCCCGCGAGGTTCGGTCTTTCTCTGCACCGTGCTGCTCGCCACGATTTGGATTCTCATCGACGGCGCCTGGTGTGCCTGTGTGGCCATGGCCGCGACGCGTGCGCGAAGCTGGCTCGCACGGGGCCCCGTGCGGCGCTGGATGGAGCGCGCCATGGGGGCGATTCTCGTAGCCCTCGGCCTCGAGCTCGCGACCGATTCACGCTGA
- a CDS encoding AraC family transcriptional regulator has translation MARWHNVGTELWYAADLGGAELLRGSFVDYTFDVHSHGTACFALVTKGAIRIRTQGHDLVARAGDLYAIDAEKPHAGWPVDPGGWSLRTIHVDTERLKAMIGGEGPRVSLAGPILRDAMLVKWFTEIHRQSEMEGPPLEREERYLEFIARLLARHTRAPPRIAPPRHEPRSIRLAREYLEQRIDQRVRLDDIAAAAALPPFRLYRAFERAMGMSPHAYQRQARIRLAAQWLREGRAIRDVANASGFADQAHLTRSFRRTMGVTPGAYKAAFARGSKAHAQ, from the coding sequence ATGGCTCGATGGCACAACGTTGGAACTGAGCTCTGGTACGCGGCCGATCTGGGCGGGGCCGAGCTTTTGCGCGGCAGCTTCGTCGATTACACGTTCGACGTGCATTCGCACGGCACGGCGTGTTTCGCATTGGTCACCAAGGGAGCCATTCGCATCCGCACGCAGGGGCACGACCTCGTGGCGCGCGCGGGAGATCTCTACGCCATCGACGCCGAGAAGCCGCACGCAGGCTGGCCGGTGGATCCAGGGGGCTGGAGTCTGCGAACGATCCACGTCGACACCGAGCGGTTGAAGGCGATGATCGGTGGGGAGGGGCCCCGCGTGTCACTGGCGGGGCCCATCCTTCGCGATGCCATGCTCGTGAAGTGGTTTACGGAAATCCATCGCCAATCCGAAATGGAGGGCCCGCCGCTCGAGCGGGAGGAACGCTATTTGGAATTCATCGCCCGGCTGCTCGCGAGGCATACGCGCGCGCCGCCGCGCATCGCGCCTCCGAGACACGAGCCCAGGTCGATTCGCTTGGCACGCGAATACCTCGAACAGCGAATCGATCAGCGGGTGCGGCTCGACGACATCGCGGCCGCCGCAGCCTTGCCGCCTTTTCGACTTTATCGCGCGTTCGAGCGGGCGATGGGCATGTCGCCGCATGCCTACCAGCGGCAAGCGCGCATTCGATTGGCCGCGCAGTGGCTGCGGGAAGGCCGCGCCATCCGCGACGTCGCGAACGCATCGGGGTTTGCCGACCAGGCACACTTGACGCGCTCGTTCCGGCGGACCATGGGCGTGACCCCGGGAGCCTACAAAGCGGCGTTCGCGCGTGGTTCAAAAGCGCACGCCCAGTGA
- a CDS encoding caspase family protein, with translation MRTLVVVLAALAVWLHAPSAFAEPVRILVAVASTVGLEAERPLRFPVNDAGRVRDVMVTLGGVRPEHAFVMNEPTRGQLLAGIARAKLEAEKHRADEVTLVFYFSGHGDRDALHLGGERILLGDLSRRLAEVPAGLRLAVTDACRATRDKGFTAEEPFSVTSVHVAQATGQVWLHASSDGEAAQESDELQGAIFTHAWLNGLRGAADSNGDARVTLEESFAFAHAQTLLRSAKSSGVLQKPEAIVTLRETAPIVLTRPLTRGATLSFPRARDAHFLVYLADAKSVLSEMWSSRERRIGLRVPAGHYVVQRRAGGGSSTAMLALTEGEARDLEERDFVSSPHGRIARKGEERERAHELSAGYESGWNARTGLVHGPQATYAYAWSFLALALGGGVDFSGRTLDRTEERLVSGYGRASLELRARMNGVTLRFGGGARGGVVSQSVEPTQGSWPAAKHDRASFIGPEAFVAGRIAVGAPWFVDLAATGRLLFFREESQMRAVLGLTAGMSLGVRF, from the coding sequence ATGAGGACCCTCGTGGTCGTGCTGGCGGCCCTCGCGGTGTGGCTGCACGCGCCGAGTGCATTTGCCGAGCCGGTGCGCATCCTCGTGGCCGTGGCAAGTACCGTCGGCCTCGAGGCCGAGCGCCCACTCCGGTTCCCCGTGAACGATGCCGGGCGCGTGCGTGACGTCATGGTGACCCTCGGGGGCGTGCGGCCGGAGCACGCGTTCGTCATGAACGAACCGACGCGCGGACAACTCCTTGCGGGCATCGCGCGCGCGAAGCTGGAGGCCGAGAAGCACCGCGCCGACGAGGTGACCTTGGTCTTCTACTTCAGCGGGCACGGTGATCGCGATGCGCTTCACCTCGGCGGTGAGCGCATCCTCCTGGGCGATCTCTCGCGCAGGCTGGCGGAGGTTCCTGCGGGGCTGCGTCTTGCCGTGACCGACGCCTGTCGCGCTACCCGCGACAAGGGCTTCACCGCGGAGGAGCCATTCTCGGTGACGTCGGTCCATGTCGCGCAGGCCACGGGGCAGGTGTGGCTGCATGCCTCCAGCGATGGTGAGGCCGCGCAGGAGTCCGACGAGCTGCAGGGCGCGATCTTCACGCACGCATGGCTCAATGGTTTGCGCGGGGCCGCCGATAGCAACGGCGATGCACGCGTGACCCTCGAGGAGAGCTTTGCATTTGCGCACGCGCAGACGCTGCTTCGCTCGGCCAAGAGCAGCGGTGTTCTGCAGAAGCCGGAGGCCATCGTCACGTTGCGCGAGACGGCGCCCATCGTCCTCACACGCCCCTTGACGCGCGGGGCGACGTTGAGCTTCCCGCGGGCGAGGGACGCGCACTTCCTCGTGTACTTGGCCGATGCGAAGAGCGTCCTGTCGGAGATGTGGAGCTCGCGCGAGCGCCGCATCGGCCTGCGCGTTCCGGCCGGGCATTACGTCGTCCAGCGGCGCGCCGGTGGCGGCTCGAGCACTGCGATGCTGGCCCTGACGGAGGGCGAGGCGCGCGATCTCGAGGAGCGCGATTTCGTCAGCTCGCCGCACGGGCGGATCGCGCGCAAAGGGGAGGAGCGGGAGCGGGCCCACGAGCTTTCCGCCGGCTACGAGAGCGGTTGGAACGCGCGCACGGGCCTCGTGCACGGGCCGCAAGCCACGTATGCGTACGCATGGTCGTTCCTTGCGCTGGCCCTTGGCGGCGGGGTCGACTTCTCCGGCCGCACGCTCGATCGAACCGAGGAGCGCCTCGTCTCCGGCTATGGGCGCGCGAGCCTCGAGCTACGGGCGCGGATGAACGGCGTCACTCTGCGCTTCGGGGGCGGTGCCCGTGGGGGCGTCGTTTCGCAGAGCGTCGAACCTACGCAAGGGTCGTGGCCTGCGGCGAAGCACGACAGAGCCTCGTTCATCGGGCCGGAAGCGTTCGTCGCGGGGCGCATCGCCGTCGGTGCACCGTGGTTCGTCGATCTCGCGGCGACGGGGCGGCTGCTCTTCTTTCGCGAAGAATCGCAGATGCGCGCCGTCCTCGGTCTGACCGCCGGCATGTCACTGGGCGTGCGCTTTTGA
- a CDS encoding sigma-70 family RNA polymerase sigma factor → MFLRGLSANEIRAVHQRYGALLARRCRLLLRDRALAEDAMQELLSTLLRRGEGLRSANVPYRWLCRAVDRTCIDLLRRGRRVRGAVALEDLAEMDPIGPAPGVDAEARYAVLESLERLPEEQQMLAILLFVDGLSQGEAADELGVSRATVNRRAREIRAHFRRSVSPSEDRYDAPE, encoded by the coding sequence GTGTTCCTTCGCGGCCTCTCCGCCAACGAGATCCGCGCTGTTCATCAGCGCTACGGTGCGCTTCTCGCGCGTCGATGCCGCCTTTTGCTTCGCGACCGAGCGCTGGCCGAAGACGCCATGCAGGAGTTGCTGTCCACGTTGCTCCGGCGTGGGGAAGGCCTGCGCTCCGCGAACGTCCCTTACCGCTGGCTGTGTCGGGCCGTCGATCGCACATGCATCGACCTGCTCCGGCGCGGCCGGCGGGTTCGGGGCGCGGTGGCGCTCGAGGACCTCGCGGAGATGGACCCCATCGGACCTGCGCCCGGGGTCGATGCCGAGGCGCGGTACGCGGTGCTCGAATCGCTCGAGCGGCTGCCGGAGGAGCAGCAGATGCTCGCCATTCTCTTGTTCGTCGATGGCCTCAGCCAAGGAGAGGCCGCCGACGAACTCGGTGTATCGCGCGCCACCGTGAACCGTCGCGCACGGGAGATTCGCGCGCACTTTCGCCGCAGTGTTTCGCCCTCGGAGGACCGATATGACGCACCCGAATAG